The Amycolatopsis mongoliensis genome includes a window with the following:
- a CDS encoding helix-turn-helix domain-containing protein has product MDIRRKPKSPDGATTFDHLGALRYRLGRIRELTDLDLNDVDSRFNLHVATRAGKVLGSV; this is encoded by the coding sequence TTGGACATCCGCCGGAAGCCGAAGTCGCCCGACGGTGCGACGACCTTCGACCACCTGGGCGCCCTGCGCTACCGGCTGGGCCGGATCCGGGAGCTCACGGACCTCGACCTGAATGACGTCGACAGCAGGTTCAACCTGCACGTGGCCACCAGGGCCGGGAAGGTGCTGGGCTCGGTGTGA
- a CDS encoding TetR/AcrR family transcriptional regulator, with product MSEIVDQAMRLFAERGYDGTTLQDVADAVGLSRPNLYNYVKSKDELLVAMVEATARSAANSLREVRQRTDLEPAEKLRMLVHTLVLRRAERPEQFRTLDRSDQALPAEIAKKHLQSRRAVLREITALIEEGVTAGSFRPVDARITALSIIGMCNWVAWWFHPSPAHPAEPVAEQIADNAVKMVMREAGRTPEAPTPLGAVALLQQDLDYLTRLLSAEGEAGE from the coding sequence ATGAGCGAGATCGTCGACCAGGCGATGCGGCTGTTCGCCGAACGCGGCTACGACGGGACCACCCTCCAGGACGTCGCGGACGCGGTCGGGCTGAGCCGCCCCAACCTGTACAACTACGTCAAGAGCAAGGACGAGCTGCTCGTCGCGATGGTCGAGGCGACAGCTCGGAGCGCGGCGAACTCGTTGCGGGAAGTCCGGCAGCGCACCGACCTCGAACCGGCCGAGAAGCTGCGCATGCTGGTGCACACGCTGGTCCTGCGCCGCGCCGAACGGCCGGAGCAGTTCCGCACGCTCGACCGCAGCGACCAGGCACTCCCGGCGGAGATCGCGAAGAAGCACCTCCAGAGCCGGCGGGCCGTTCTCCGCGAGATCACCGCGCTCATCGAGGAAGGAGTCACGGCCGGGTCCTTCCGCCCGGTCGACGCCCGCATCACGGCGCTGTCGATCATCGGCATGTGCAACTGGGTGGCCTGGTGGTTCCACCCGTCCCCGGCGCACCCGGCCGAGCCGGTGGCCGAGCAGATCGCGGACAACGCGGTGAAGATGGTGATGAGGGAGGCCGGGCGCACCCCGGAAGCGCCGACTCCGCTCGGGGCCGTCGCACTGCTCCAGCAAGACCTCGACTACCTCACGCGGCTCCTCAGCGCGGAGGGTGAAGCCGGGGAGTAG
- a CDS encoding alpha/beta hydrolase translates to MTTDVELSVGGRKIAGSRAGGSVAAAPLVVALHGGGYHRGYFDVPGHSLLDRGAATGFPVFSVDRPGYGGSDPLPGGATSFGGHAEALDAAIGALWTEHGEGRPGVVLFGHSIGSAIAVHVAARRPRWPLLGISIHGVGDRSPAHIVDAWHTLPAGGPVELPAEQRRALLYGPEGTVDADTVEAAKASVEAVPLAEMLEIVGGWPEEVARLAAAVTVPVQYTLAEHDGLWVVDESRVAAFAGYFEAAPWVDARLQAGAGHNLDHHRLSRAVHLRQLAFAAECATRVPAARG, encoded by the coding sequence ATGACGACGGACGTCGAGCTCTCTGTCGGCGGGCGGAAGATCGCCGGAAGCCGGGCCGGCGGCAGCGTGGCAGCTGCTCCGTTGGTCGTGGCCTTGCACGGCGGCGGCTACCACCGCGGGTACTTCGACGTGCCCGGCCACTCGCTGCTCGACCGGGGTGCGGCGACCGGGTTCCCGGTGTTCTCGGTGGACCGTCCCGGCTACGGGGGAAGCGACCCGCTGCCCGGTGGTGCGACGAGTTTCGGCGGCCACGCCGAAGCCCTCGACGCCGCGATCGGTGCTTTGTGGACGGAGCACGGCGAGGGACGTCCGGGCGTCGTCCTGTTCGGTCACTCCATCGGCTCGGCCATCGCGGTGCACGTCGCCGCCCGCCGGCCGCGGTGGCCGTTGCTGGGCATCTCGATCCACGGCGTGGGTGACCGGTCGCCCGCGCACATCGTCGACGCGTGGCACACCCTGCCGGCAGGTGGGCCGGTGGAACTGCCGGCCGAACAGCGACGCGCTCTCCTCTACGGTCCGGAAGGAACCGTCGACGCCGACACGGTGGAGGCGGCGAAGGCGTCGGTGGAGGCGGTTCCACTGGCGGAGATGCTCGAAATCGTCGGGGGCTGGCCGGAGGAGGTGGCACGGCTCGCCGCAGCGGTGACCGTTCCGGTGCAGTACACGCTCGCCGAGCACGACGGCCTGTGGGTCGTCGACGAGAGCCGCGTGGCGGCGTTCGCCGGGTACTTCGAGGCCGCCCCGTGGGTGGACGCCCGGCTCCAGGCGGGCGCCGGTCACAACCTCGACCACCACCGGCTCTCCCGTGCGGTGCACCTGCGGCAGCTGGCCTTCGCGGCCGAGTGCGCGACCCGGGTACCCGCGGCCCGCGGCTAG
- a CDS encoding VOC family protein, which produces MSSPERDRPAHTVRGVDHAAFPTFDPQATITFYRDVLGFPVVHATCALGWGPGDHPDFIHFFFDIGNGDRLAFFYYFGVAPYRDAGLPDLLHRARHLAIHVDGEEDLLEYRHRLDASAWPCELQVRHETVESIYVTDPNGYLMEITRPLRAITAEDDIDANVSVDALMEVAGEPEPSLEKFYARKAKLIAERYEGEPELVTFG; this is translated from the coding sequence ATGTCATCCCCGGAACGAGACCGGCCGGCGCACACGGTGCGAGGCGTCGACCACGCGGCGTTCCCCACGTTCGATCCGCAGGCCACCATCACCTTCTACCGGGACGTCCTCGGCTTCCCCGTCGTCCACGCGACCTGCGCGCTCGGCTGGGGACCCGGTGACCACCCGGACTTCATCCACTTCTTCTTCGACATCGGCAACGGCGACCGGCTGGCGTTCTTCTACTACTTCGGGGTGGCGCCCTACCGCGACGCCGGCCTCCCCGATCTGCTGCACCGCGCACGGCACCTCGCGATCCACGTGGACGGCGAGGAGGACCTCCTGGAGTACCGGCACCGGCTGGACGCGAGCGCCTGGCCGTGCGAGCTGCAGGTGCGGCACGAGACCGTCGAGTCGATCTACGTCACCGACCCCAACGGGTACCTGATGGAGATCACCCGCCCGCTGCGCGCGATCACCGCCGAAGACGACATCGACGCGAACGTGAGCGTCGACGCGCTCATGGAGGTGGCCGGCGAGCCCGAGCCGTCCCTGGAGAAGTTCTACGCGCGGAAGGCGAAGCTGATCGCCGAGCGCTACGAGGGCGAGCCGGAGCTGGTGACGTTCGGATGA
- a CDS encoding alpha/beta hydrolase, translating to MSPPAVDRLGAGRDVHTEPAPPGVTVSTHQLTTFDGAKVEGVLHTLDGATTVVTLMHPRQSVTHHPVIPLLLRGGVSVWTQGTRSPNNDVALVHEQALLDAAAGHVFLRDAGFDAVLTFGHSGGGTLSAFYIEQASLEPELRLDVTPAGRPIALAGARMPVPDGAIFLAPHPGQGKVLLNCIDPAVTDESDPMSVDPALDMYSPGNGFATPPAPSRYRPDFLRSYRAAQRDRVARIDARAVELAAEASQARARFARTGDRDDRRAALAPRIITTYRTDADPASVDPSIDPNDRHYGSLFGGRPDLVNYGLVGFGRLTTPDAWLSTWSANHSNADFARCAPGVRLPTLYLEFSGDQAALPGRSARMFAALAARDKIRHVVRGQHFGQPVADGEPTGYAAAAVHVEHWLADRFATAAPRKTR from the coding sequence ATGAGCCCGCCGGCGGTGGACCGGCTCGGTGCGGGCCGGGACGTGCACACCGAGCCGGCGCCGCCCGGCGTCACCGTGAGCACGCACCAGCTCACCACGTTCGACGGCGCCAAGGTCGAGGGCGTGCTGCACACCCTCGACGGCGCGACGACGGTGGTCACCCTCATGCATCCCCGTCAATCGGTGACGCACCACCCGGTGATCCCGCTCCTGCTGCGCGGCGGCGTCTCGGTGTGGACCCAGGGCACCCGCTCGCCGAACAACGACGTCGCGCTGGTCCACGAGCAGGCGCTGCTGGACGCGGCGGCCGGACACGTGTTCCTCCGGGACGCCGGGTTCGACGCGGTGCTGACGTTCGGCCACTCCGGCGGCGGAACGCTCTCGGCGTTCTACATCGAGCAAGCCTCGCTCGAGCCGGAACTGCGGTTGGACGTGACACCGGCCGGCCGGCCGATCGCGCTGGCGGGCGCGCGGATGCCGGTGCCGGACGGCGCGATCTTCCTCGCGCCGCACCCGGGGCAGGGGAAGGTGCTGCTGAACTGCATCGACCCCGCCGTCACCGACGAGTCGGACCCGATGTCGGTGGATCCCGCGCTCGACATGTACTCGCCGGGCAACGGGTTCGCGACGCCACCGGCACCCAGCCGCTACCGCCCCGACTTCCTCCGCTCCTACCGCGCGGCCCAGCGGGATCGCGTCGCCCGGATCGACGCCCGTGCCGTCGAGCTGGCCGCCGAGGCGTCGCAGGCCCGCGCCCGCTTCGCTCGCACCGGAGACCGCGACGATCGCCGGGCCGCACTGGCGCCGAGGATCATCACCACCTACCGCACCGACGCCGACCCCGCCTCCGTGGACCCGTCGATCGACCCGAACGACCGGCACTACGGCTCGTTGTTCGGCGGGCGCCCCGACCTGGTCAACTACGGTCTGGTGGGTTTCGGCCGGCTGACCACGCCCGACGCGTGGTTGTCGACCTGGTCGGCGAACCACTCCAACGCGGACTTCGCGCGATGCGCGCCCGGGGTACGGCTGCCGACGCTCTACCTGGAGTTCAGCGGTGACCAAGCCGCGCTCCCCGGTCGCAGCGCCCGGATGTTCGCGGCGCTGGCCGCCCGGGACAAGATCCGCCACGTCGTGCGGGGACAGCACTTCGGGCAACCGGTCGCCGACGGCGAGCCCACGGGGTACGCCGCCGCTGCCGTCCACGTCGAACACTGGCTGGCCGACCGGTTCGCCACCGCGGCACCACGGAAAACGAGGTGA
- a CDS encoding flavodoxin family protein, with the protein MGSIGVVYDSGYGHTAAQARAVGEGAASVPGVDVALYFAEEVAADPRQLDPCDALVFGTPTYMGSGSAVFKTFMESSAKIWTGQGWKGKLAAGFTNSSGHSGDKLNTLTQLWLFAMQHGMVWIGLGLLDGNGRSTGSDDELNRLGAYAGAMAQSNADQGLEGMRDSDLRTASALGQRVARHVAHWQGGGR; encoded by the coding sequence GTGGGCTCCATCGGAGTCGTCTACGACAGCGGCTACGGCCACACCGCCGCCCAAGCCAGGGCGGTGGGCGAAGGCGCCGCCTCGGTGCCGGGTGTCGACGTCGCGCTCTACTTCGCGGAGGAAGTCGCCGCCGACCCCCGGCAGCTCGACCCCTGCGACGCACTGGTCTTCGGCACCCCGACCTACATGGGCAGCGGCTCGGCGGTCTTCAAGACGTTCATGGAAAGCAGCGCGAAGATCTGGACCGGCCAGGGCTGGAAGGGCAAGCTCGCGGCGGGCTTCACCAACTCCAGCGGCCATTCCGGGGACAAGCTCAACACCCTCACCCAGCTCTGGCTCTTCGCCATGCAGCACGGAATGGTCTGGATCGGGCTCGGCCTGCTGGACGGCAACGGCCGCAGCACCGGCTCGGACGACGAGCTGAACCGGCTCGGCGCCTACGCCGGCGCCATGGCGCAGTCCAATGCGGACCAGGGACTGGAAGGCATGCGGGACAGCGATCTGCGCACGGCGTCGGCGTTGGGACAGCGCGTCGCCCGGCACGTCGCGCACTGGCAAGGAGGTGGGCGGTGA
- a CDS encoding FAD-dependent monooxygenase produces the protein MTSGKPEKILVVGGGPAGLFFSIIARRAVPSAVIHVRERNPRGVTYGWGVAFTESAADALRPAAPDVVDALTTNTRHDRMVISLDGAGVPVQVGRSHLNARWALLATLEKFALEAGVTVEHDCDTTVTEDDLTGWDLVIGADGVNSTTRERFAEHFRPSVELGSNWLAWYGTPKPYPPSIILQNSDHGILMVHASGFSPEMSNFTVEVGQETFDRLGFADMTEDESRDLCERLFAGSLDGAPLHSDHSPWFQTKFVRCAHWTHRNLVLIGDALHTVHPSIGSGTRFAMRDAVYLTEALVSAEWDVEVGLREFERVRKPVADAFQAAAKRSIAWYEGLPSRTITHPTKFALEYLMRTGRVSYRDFRRENREVVLGYERELR, from the coding sequence GTGACGTCCGGAAAGCCCGAGAAGATCCTCGTCGTGGGCGGCGGCCCGGCCGGACTGTTCTTCTCGATCATCGCCCGGCGGGCGGTCCCGTCCGCCGTGATCCACGTCCGGGAGCGGAACCCGCGAGGGGTGACCTACGGCTGGGGCGTGGCGTTCACCGAAAGCGCGGCCGACGCGCTCCGGCCGGCGGCGCCGGACGTGGTCGACGCGCTCACCACCAACACCCGCCACGACCGGATGGTCATCAGCCTGGACGGCGCCGGCGTGCCGGTCCAGGTGGGGCGCAGCCACCTGAACGCCCGCTGGGCCCTGCTGGCCACCCTGGAGAAGTTCGCGCTCGAGGCCGGGGTCACCGTCGAACACGACTGCGACACGACCGTGACCGAAGACGACCTGACCGGCTGGGACCTCGTCATCGGTGCCGACGGCGTCAACAGCACCACCCGCGAGCGCTTCGCCGAGCACTTCCGGCCCAGCGTCGAACTCGGGAGCAACTGGCTGGCCTGGTACGGCACCCCGAAGCCCTACCCGCCGTCGATCATCCTCCAGAACAGCGACCACGGGATCCTCATGGTCCACGCCTCGGGGTTCTCGCCTGAGATGAGCAACTTCACCGTCGAAGTCGGCCAGGAGACGTTCGACCGGCTCGGCTTCGCCGACATGACCGAGGACGAGTCCCGCGATCTGTGCGAGCGTCTCTTCGCCGGTTCACTGGACGGTGCGCCGCTGCACAGCGACCACTCTCCCTGGTTCCAGACGAAGTTCGTCCGCTGCGCGCACTGGACCCACCGCAATCTCGTGCTGATCGGGGACGCACTGCACACCGTCCACCCATCGATCGGGTCCGGTACCCGGTTCGCGATGCGGGACGCGGTCTACCTCACCGAAGCGCTGGTCAGCGCGGAGTGGGACGTCGAAGTGGGCCTCAGGGAGTTCGAGCGGGTGCGCAAGCCCGTCGCGGACGCCTTCCAGGCCGCCGCGAAACGCAGCATCGCCTGGTACGAGGGGCTTCCGTCGCGGACCATCACCCATCCCACGAAGTTCGCGCTCGAGTACTTGATGCGCACGGGCCGGGTCTCCTACCGGGACTTCCGGCGGGAGAACCGCGAAGTGGTCCTCGGCTACGAACGGGAGCTGCGTTGA
- a CDS encoding AMP-binding protein: MTLAPGRLVRYPAEEEARYVREGLWESPTIAEHLHAIAQEHGDRDAVVCGEARLTFAELDRVTDQRAAGLHRLGLAPGGAVLLQVHNTATTVIAWYALLKAGLVPVCTLPLHRGHEIGEIARQTRPVAHLVAARDPRFDLVGFAFRQAEAAGVERTVLVSDGRADDPRAVELDTLGNDIDAAEARAVVEGIQAGLGRQSLAVFQLSGGTTGVPKVIPCLQAPYWHYGASLARAMGWAPGDRIAFMMPIVHNAGVIIGLQGPHSVGATLVLGVPDASAALDLVVGTAATDVVLGPFAFDLALDPGLGAATALRRVLFSGKKVPGKHMETLAARGIWGGQIFGMSEGLCLTTPLDFPPEARATSVGVPISPADEIRLYEPGTEVEVAPGEVGELCARGPYTLRGYYDAAEHNRRAFTADGFYRSGDLMAERTIGGVRCYTVEGRIKNMISRGGEKINTEEVELLLGCHDAVAEAALVAMPDPRLGERACAFVVTRDGRPLDLAEVRAHFERLEVAKYKWPERVVVLPEMPRVSEVGKVDRRRLRQIAETLGAEAP; encoded by the coding sequence ATGACGCTCGCTCCCGGGAGGCTCGTCCGCTATCCGGCCGAGGAGGAGGCTCGCTACGTCCGCGAAGGACTGTGGGAATCGCCCACGATCGCCGAGCACCTGCACGCCATCGCGCAGGAACACGGTGACCGGGATGCCGTGGTCTGCGGCGAAGCCCGGCTGACCTTCGCCGAGCTGGACCGCGTCACCGACCAGCGCGCGGCCGGCCTGCACCGGCTCGGGCTGGCGCCGGGCGGAGCCGTCCTGCTGCAGGTGCACAACACCGCCACCACCGTCATCGCGTGGTACGCCCTGCTCAAGGCCGGTCTGGTCCCCGTGTGCACGCTGCCGCTGCACCGCGGGCACGAGATCGGCGAGATCGCGCGGCAGACCCGCCCGGTGGCCCACCTCGTCGCCGCCCGCGATCCTCGCTTCGACCTCGTCGGCTTCGCCTTCCGGCAGGCCGAGGCGGCCGGGGTGGAGCGCACGGTCCTGGTCTCCGACGGGCGGGCGGACGACCCCCGGGCCGTCGAGCTGGACACCTTGGGGAACGACATCGACGCCGCCGAGGCCCGCGCGGTCGTCGAGGGCATCCAGGCCGGTCTCGGCCGGCAGTCGCTCGCGGTGTTCCAGCTCTCCGGCGGCACCACGGGAGTGCCCAAGGTCATCCCGTGCCTGCAAGCGCCCTACTGGCACTACGGAGCGAGCCTCGCCCGCGCCATGGGCTGGGCGCCGGGGGACCGGATCGCGTTCATGATGCCGATCGTGCACAACGCGGGCGTCATCATCGGCCTGCAGGGCCCGCACAGCGTGGGGGCGACCCTCGTACTGGGAGTTCCCGACGCCTCGGCCGCACTCGACCTCGTCGTCGGGACCGCGGCCACCGACGTGGTGCTCGGCCCGTTCGCCTTCGACCTGGCGCTCGATCCGGGCCTGGGCGCCGCCACCGCACTGCGGAGGGTGCTGTTCAGCGGGAAGAAGGTGCCCGGCAAGCACATGGAGACGCTGGCGGCGCGCGGGATCTGGGGCGGGCAGATCTTCGGCATGAGCGAAGGTCTCTGCCTCACCACCCCGCTCGACTTCCCGCCCGAGGCCCGCGCGACGAGCGTCGGCGTGCCGATCTCCCCGGCGGACGAGATCCGGCTGTACGAGCCGGGGACCGAGGTCGAGGTGGCCCCCGGCGAGGTCGGGGAGCTCTGCGCCCGCGGGCCGTACACCCTGCGCGGCTACTACGACGCCGCCGAGCACAATCGGCGCGCTTTCACGGCCGACGGGTTCTACCGGAGCGGCGACCTGATGGCGGAACGCACGATCGGCGGCGTCCGGTGCTACACCGTCGAAGGCCGGATCAAGAACATGATCAGCCGCGGCGGCGAGAAGATCAACACCGAAGAAGTCGAACTCCTCCTCGGCTGCCACGACGCGGTGGCCGAGGCGGCCCTGGTGGCGATGCCCGACCCGCGGCTGGGCGAGCGGGCGTGCGCCTTCGTCGTGACCCGGGACGGCCGGCCGCTCGACCTCGCCGAGGTCCGTGCCCACTTCGAACGCCTCGAAGTCGCGAAGTACAAGTGGCCGGAGCGGGTCGTCGTGCTGCCCGAGATGCCGCGGGTCAGCGAGGTCGGCAAGGTCGACCGCCGCCGGCTGCGGCAGATCGCGGAAACGCTCGGCGCCGAGGCACCCTGA
- a CDS encoding AraC family transcriptional regulator — translation MQAPVPLHRYTKLRTADVEEARSAAGRVMSSHRLRAARPREFGARLHAVDIGSSTLLYAVYHGEAEVTALAPMEYYTLQLFLAGAADVVTDFGRRRAGAGQACVISPGERLRLRFAPGTVQVAAKLPRDVVDRGCSRLGAEPAGPLEFDLAVPDGAPWPALLRLAVDTVDRFDTGILPPGTGLELERVLVSALLLGHPRNLRFRGGGARGYRAAGAAAEALKADPATSVTPGQLARTAGVSLRTLQEGFRSRFGTTVTAYHREVRLERAHRLLSAAGERRTVADIAVECGFLHLGRFARDYRLRYGITPSATLHASRAADTAAPTG, via the coding sequence ATGCAGGCTCCGGTACCCCTGCACCGGTACACGAAGCTGCGGACCGCCGACGTCGAGGAGGCCCGGTCCGCGGCCGGGCGCGTGATGTCGTCGCACCGGCTTCGCGCAGCGCGGCCGCGGGAGTTCGGCGCCCGGCTGCACGCGGTCGACATCGGCTCGTCGACGCTGCTGTACGCCGTCTACCACGGCGAGGCCGAGGTGACCGCGCTCGCGCCGATGGAGTACTACACCCTCCAGCTGTTCCTGGCCGGGGCGGCGGACGTGGTCACGGACTTCGGCCGCCGCCGAGCCGGAGCCGGGCAGGCGTGCGTCATCTCGCCCGGCGAACGGCTCCGGCTGCGTTTCGCGCCGGGAACCGTGCAGGTCGCGGCGAAGCTGCCCCGTGACGTGGTCGATCGGGGGTGCTCCCGGCTCGGCGCCGAGCCCGCCGGTCCGCTCGAGTTCGACCTCGCCGTCCCCGACGGTGCACCGTGGCCCGCGCTGCTGAGGCTGGCCGTGGACACCGTGGACCGCTTCGACACGGGCATCCTGCCCCCGGGCACGGGTCTCGAGCTGGAGCGCGTGCTGGTCTCGGCGCTCCTGCTCGGCCACCCCCGCAACCTGCGGTTCCGCGGCGGCGGCGCCCGCGGATACCGCGCGGCGGGAGCCGCCGCCGAGGCCCTCAAGGCCGACCCCGCGACATCGGTGACGCCCGGGCAGCTGGCCCGCACGGCCGGGGTCAGCTTGCGCACGTTGCAGGAAGGGTTCCGCTCGCGGTTCGGCACGACGGTGACCGCCTACCACCGCGAGGTGCGGCTGGAGCGCGCGCACCGGCTGCTGTCCGCGGCCGGGGAACGCCGCACCGTCGCCGACATCGCCGTGGAGTGCGGGTTCCTCCACCTCGGCCGGTTCGCACGCGACTACCGGCTGCGCTACGGGATCACGCCGTCGGCCACGCTGCACGCCTCGCGCGCGGCGGACACCGCCGCGCCGACCGGATAG
- a CDS encoding cytochrome P450, whose product MSQAIPALDHLDGALSTADVRRTHTEMREACPVVHSDRHGGFDFLTRYADIRGALTDTAAFSSAAGVHIPADPSRPPVPALEFDEPEHAEWRKVLDGPLTPRAVRAFEPVITEVADLLIDDFADEGEADLANQLTEPLPAIVIGRMIGLSQPEAVRARGLAAALFAATGSEDFPARFAEFSEHTRRWLADRREHPRDDMLTEMASGVVRGKKIDAAGATGLLLAYIVGGHHSTGSALGGLIRHVLTVPGLRDELLTDRSGLPRVIEESLRLTTPLQLFARTLRCPVRVGDEELAGGGRVLLDLAAANRDPREFDAPEAFDRHRTRNRHLSFGAGPHVCQGQHLARAELRITVGRLLDRLPDLSLSGEPVESGLVGGSLMTHFALPVAFTPEKAP is encoded by the coding sequence ATGAGCCAAGCGATTCCCGCACTCGACCACCTCGACGGCGCACTGTCCACAGCGGACGTCCGGCGGACGCACACGGAAATGCGCGAAGCCTGCCCGGTGGTGCACAGCGACCGCCACGGCGGGTTCGACTTCCTGACCCGGTACGCCGACATCCGCGGGGCGCTGACCGACACCGCCGCGTTCTCCTCGGCCGCGGGCGTGCACATCCCGGCCGACCCGTCGCGGCCGCCGGTACCGGCCTTGGAGTTCGACGAGCCCGAGCACGCCGAGTGGCGCAAGGTCCTCGACGGCCCGCTGACCCCACGCGCCGTCCGCGCGTTCGAACCGGTCATCACCGAGGTCGCCGACCTCCTGATCGACGACTTCGCGGACGAGGGCGAGGCCGACCTGGCCAACCAGCTGACCGAACCGCTGCCGGCCATCGTGATCGGTCGGATGATCGGGCTGAGCCAACCGGAAGCGGTGCGGGCCCGCGGTCTCGCGGCGGCCTTGTTCGCCGCCACGGGTTCCGAGGACTTCCCGGCGCGGTTCGCGGAGTTCTCCGAGCACACCCGGCGCTGGCTGGCCGACCGCCGCGAGCATCCCCGTGACGACATGCTGACCGAGATGGCGAGCGGTGTCGTGCGGGGCAAGAAGATCGACGCGGCGGGGGCGACCGGGCTGCTGCTGGCCTACATCGTCGGCGGCCACCACTCGACGGGTTCGGCCCTCGGCGGGCTCATCCGGCACGTGCTGACCGTCCCCGGCCTGCGCGACGAACTCCTCACCGACCGCAGCGGGCTGCCGCGGGTGATCGAGGAAAGCCTGCGGCTGACCACCCCGCTGCAGTTGTTCGCGCGCACGCTCCGCTGCCCGGTCCGGGTCGGTGACGAGGAACTGGCCGGCGGCGGCCGGGTGCTGCTCGACCTCGCGGCCGCCAACCGGGATCCGCGGGAGTTCGACGCCCCGGAGGCGTTCGACCGCCACCGGACCCGCAACCGGCACCTCAGCTTCGGCGCGGGACCCCACGTCTGCCAAGGCCAGCACCTCGCCCGGGCGGAGCTCCGGATCACCGTCGGCCGCCTCCTGGACCGGCTGCCGGACCTGAGCCTGTCCGGGGAACCGGTCGAGAGCGGCCTGGTCGGCGGCTCCCTGATGACCCACTTCGCGTTGCCCGTGGCCTTCACGCCGGAGAAGGCCCCATGA
- a CDS encoding PDR/VanB family oxidoreductase has protein sequence MTGSPPLHLTVGRRQAIARDVVEFELRPLDGGDLPAWQPGAHIDVVVGAGSVRQYSLCGDPGDRTSYRIAVLRQPDGRGGSAWLHERLHEGGRVVVHGPRNHFPLEPAPHYVFLAGGIGITPLLTMIRRVSGEGADWSLHYGGRTLTSLAYAGELREIDACRVRVVPFDQCGLIDLDAALDEAAPEAHVYCCGPEPMIVAAEAACARRGLRLRTERFAPKEISSSRADTPFEVRIASTGAELAVPADRSIVDILIEAGVDVLTSCEEGTCGTCETGVLDGRPDHRDSVLTEEEQAAGDRILPCVSRSLTARLVLDL, from the coding sequence ATGACCGGATCGCCACCGCTCCACCTCACCGTCGGACGGCGGCAGGCGATCGCGCGAGACGTGGTCGAGTTCGAGCTGCGCCCGCTCGACGGCGGCGACCTCCCGGCATGGCAGCCCGGCGCGCACATCGACGTCGTGGTCGGAGCCGGATCGGTTCGCCAGTACTCCCTGTGCGGCGACCCCGGCGATCGCACGAGCTACCGGATCGCCGTCCTGCGCCAGCCCGACGGCCGGGGCGGATCCGCATGGCTGCACGAGCGGCTCCACGAGGGTGGCCGGGTCGTGGTCCACGGTCCGCGCAACCACTTCCCGCTGGAACCGGCGCCGCACTACGTGTTCCTCGCGGGCGGGATCGGGATCACCCCGCTGCTGACCATGATCCGCCGGGTTTCCGGCGAGGGCGCCGACTGGTCGCTGCACTACGGCGGCCGCACCCTGACTTCCCTCGCCTACGCCGGCGAACTGCGGGAGATCGACGCGTGCAGGGTGCGTGTGGTGCCCTTCGACCAGTGCGGGCTGATCGACCTCGACGCCGCACTCGACGAAGCGGCGCCGGAGGCGCACGTCTACTGCTGCGGACCCGAGCCGATGATCGTCGCGGCCGAGGCGGCGTGCGCCCGTCGCGGATTGCGGCTGCGCACCGAACGCTTCGCACCGAAGGAAATCAGCTCCTCGCGAGCGGACACCCCGTTCGAGGTCCGGATCGCTTCGACCGGAGCCGAGCTGGCGGTACCCGCCGATCGATCCATTGTGGACATCCTGATCGAGGCGGGCGTGGACGTGCTCACCTCGTGCGAGGAAGGCACCTGCGGCACGTGCGAGACGGGCGTCCTCGACGGCCGCCCGGACCACCGCGACTCGGTGCTGACCGAGGAAGAACAGGCAGCGGGGGACCGCATCCTGCCGTGCGTCTCGCGGTCCCTCACCGCCAGGCTCGTGCTCGACCTGTGA